The DNA sequence AACCTGCGAGAAGTCCTAAAACGACGAAAGCCTGCGGGTTACATGCTCCGCAGGCTCTGTACTGCAAGGGAAACCAAACTGCAACTTGCGGCGAGCGTAGCACGGAGCCTTCTCGCGGTGGAAGAGTCGAAGATCACGCTCAAGGTGGGTTTTCGGCCCGCCAAAGCAGGAAAAGCTCGTCCGTCGGACGCGGCCCCCGGCCGACCCCCTGCCCGCCCCCCGGCCGACCCCCGGACGGGTGGCCCGGCCGCCGCGGGGCTAGCCTCCGGATGTGGACAATTCAGCATCCGACGCACCCGTCCCTGACGCCCCAGTCTCCCCCGCACCGGCGCACGGCGCCCACCCCAGGCGGCGCAGCCGCCCCCGGGTCGGGCACATCCAGTTCCTGAACTGCCTGCCGCTGTACTGGGGGCTCGCCCGGACCGGGGCCCTGCTCGACCTGGACCTGTCCAAGGACACCCCGGAGCGGCTCAGCGAGGCCCTCATCCGGGGGGACCTGGACATCGGCCCGGTGACGCTCGTCGAGTACCTGCGCCACGCGGACGAGCTGGTCGCGCTGCCGGACATCGCGGTCGGCTGCGACGGCCCGGTGATGTCGTGCATGATCGTCTCGCAGGTGCCGCTGAAGGAGCTCGACGGGGCGCGCGTCGCCCTCGGTTCCACCTCCCGCACCTCCGTGCGCCTGGCGCAGCTTCTGCTCGCCGAGCAGATCGGGGTGCGGCCGGAGTACTTCACCTGCCCGCCCGACCTGAGCCTGATGATGCGCGAGGCGGACGCCGCCGTGCTCATCGGCGACGCCGCGCTGCGGGCCTCGCTGCACTACGCGCCCAAGCTCGGCCTGGAGGTCCACGACCTGGGGCGGATGTGGAAGGAGTGGACGGGGCTGCCGTTCGTCTTCGCCGTGTGGGCCGTGCGCCGCGACTACCTGGCCCGTGAGCCGGAGACCGTCCGCAAGGTGCACCAGGCGTTCCTGGCCTCGCGGGACCTGTCCCTGGAGGAGGTCGGGAAGGTCGCGGAGCAGGCGGCGCGCTGGGAGGCGTTCGACGCGGAGCTGCTGGAGCGCTACTTCACCACGCTGGACTTCCGCTTCGGCCCCCGCCAGCTGGAGGGCGTCACGGAGTTCGCCCGGCTGACCGGACCGACGACCGGCTTCCCCGCCGACGTCCGGGTGGAACTGCTGGAGCCCTGACCCCTTGGGGGAGGGGGCAGGGCTCCATGCTCATGGGGGCTGGGGCGCGCGGGGCCCAGGGCTCTCAGGGTCAAGGTTCTTGGGCCCGCGCCGGCCCGGTCGCGCTTTCGGGGGGCCGGGCCGGACGCCTCAGGCGACGGGCCCCTGCATGTGCTCGCTGATCCACTGGATCAGGCCGCCGTTCTCCATGGCGGGCACATAGGTGGCCGCGTTGTGCTCGCCGCCCTGGATGACGTGGTACTTCGTCTTCACCGGGCCCTTGTTGCCGTACTTGGCGACGAAGGCGTCGATCGGCGGTTTGACCGGTTCGGTGCCGCCGACCTGGAGCCCCAGGTAGACGTCCGGGCCGCCCTTGGCGATCAGCCGCTGGGCGAGGACCTTGGAGTTGTTGTCCGCCCGCTCCTTCTCGTGGCCCTTCCACAGGAGGGAGTCGGGGACGATGTCCGGGCCGGAGGCGATGACGGCCTTGAACTTGTCCGGCTTCTGGAGCACCGACTTCAGGCCGGCGGAGCCGCCGGTGGAGGAGCCCATGAAGGCCCAGCCGTCACGGGACTTGATCGTCCGGAAGTTCTCCTTGATCAGCTGCGGGACGTCCTCGGTCAGCCAGGTGCCCATCTTGGGCTGGCCGGGGATGTCACTGCCGTCCCAGTAGCGGCCGGGGGTCGGGTCGCCCTTCCCGTCGTGGTTCTCCGGGTTGAGGACCGGCATGGCGATGATGAACGGGAGGCTCTTGCCTTCCTTCGCCCACTTCTGGATGGAGTCCTCCAGCTTGAGGTTGGACCCCATCCAGTAGTTGTTGGGGAACCCCGCGCCGCCCGGCAGCGCGATCAGCACCGGGAAGCCGCTGTCCTTGTACTTCGGGTCCTTGTACTCCTCGGGCGCCCAGACCCACACCTTGCCCGTGAAGCCGGACTTCTTCCCCTGGTACGTGGTGACGGCGATCTTGCTGCCGTCCTGCACCGTGCCGGAGATCTTGAAGTCGGCCTTGGGGCCGGTCGGCATCAGCGCCTTCGCGCCGGGCTTCCCGCCGCCGTTCTTGCCGCCGGACCCGTCGTCGAAGGAGATCGGGTCACCCTTGTCGGAGAAGACGTCGAAGTAGTTCAGCACCGGATAGGCGACGGCCCCGAGCACGGCTATGCACACCGCGACCAGGAACCAGCGCTTCGCCCGCTTGGCCCTGCGGTGGCCCCGCGACTGGTAGGCGCCGTTGGCTGAGTTGCTCATCCTGTCCCTCAGATCCCTCTGGACGTTTCTGCTGTCCCGAAGGACATGGCGGTCGTTTCCGTATGGGCGCTGTCATCGCCGCGGGGGCGCGGCCGTCGCCGCGCGGGCCGGGCGCGGTGCTGCCGTGGGGCCCCCGGAGGGCCCCACGGCGGTGATCAGGAGGGGTCCACCGGCCCCGAGAGGTGCTCACTGATCCACTTCATGCTGCCCTCGCCCATCCCCTTCACATAGGACTTCGCGTTGTGCGAACCGCCCTGGATGACCTGGAGACGGGTGTGGATGGGGCCCTTGTTGCCGTAGGTGGCGATGTACTTGTCCACCTTCCCCTTCACGGTCCCTTCAAGGGTGCCGTACTGGAAGGCGAGGTAGACGTCCGGGCCGCCCTTGGCGATCAGCTTCTTGGAGAGCAGCTCGGGGTTGTTCGCGTCCATCTCCTTCTGGTGGCCCTGCCACAGCCGGGAGTCGGGGACGATGTCCGGGCCGGACGCGATGACGGCCTTGAACTTGTCCGGGTGCTTCAGCACGGCCTTCAGGCCCGCGAAGCCGCCGGTGGAGGAGCCCATGAACGCCCAGCCGTCACGGGACTTGATCGTCCGGAAGTTCTCCTTGACGAGCTGCGGAACGTCCTCGGTCAGCCAGGTGCCCATCTTCGGCTGGCCCGGGATGTCACTGCCGTCCCAGTACAGCGGGTCGGCGTTCTGCGGGTTGAGGACGGGCATCGCGATGATGAAGGGCTTGCCCGTGCCCTCCTCGGACCACTTGGCGACGCTCGACTCCAGGCCGAGGTCGGTGCCCATCCAGTAGTTCATGGGGAAGCCGGGACCGCCGGGAAGGGCGATCAGCACCGGGAAACCGCTGTGCTTGTACTTCGGGTCCTTGTACTGCTTCGGGGCCCAGACCCAGACCTTGCCGGTGAAGCCGGACTTCTTGCCGTGGTACGTCACCACGCCGATCTCGGTGCCGTCGCTCAGGGTGTTGGCGTTCTTGAACGGGGCCGCCGGACCCGTCGGCATCGCGACCTTGGAGTCGGACGCCTGCTGGGCGCCCTTTCCGCCGTCGTTCCCCCCGGCCTGACCGCCGCCCGCCGGAATGTCCTGGCCGAAGCTGACCGGCTCGCCCTTCCGGGAGAAGGGGCCGATCTCCATGTACTTCATGACACCGGTGGTTATCAGGCCGAGGACGGCTATGGAGGCCACCACTATGATCCAGCGTTTCCGGCCGGATCGCCGGCGGCCCTGAGACCGGTAGGTCCCGCTCGAGTGCGTCATCGCGTCGCTCCGGACGATTCTGCTGCCCCGAAGGACATGACGGTTTGTTCCTCCCTAGTGGATGGGCAAACCGGGGAGGCGGGTTCCTGGGACAGCCCATGAATTGAGTCATAGGCTGAAAATCAGGGGCCGACAGGGGGCGTACGGCCCCTCCTGGGGGGAGGCGAAGGTCCCGATGCGGCCGTTGCTGGAGGAAGATCCGCGCACCGTCGGCCCGTACCGGCTGCTGGGGGTGCTCGGCGCGGGCGGCATGGGCCGGGTCTACGTGGGCCGCAACCCCGGCGGCCGAACGGTGGCGGTGAAGGTCGTCCACCCGCGGCTCGCCCTCGACGAGGAGTTCCGCTCGCGCTTCCGCCGCGAGGTGGAGACCGCGCGGCGGGTCGGCGGCGCCTGGACCGCGCCGGTCCTGGACGCGGACCCGGACGCGCCGGTGCCCTGGGTGGTCACGGGGTACGTGGCCGGGCCCTCCCTGGACCGGGCGGTCGCCGACGTCGGGCCGCTGCCCGAGCCGGCCGTCCGCGCGGTGGGCGCCGGGCTGGCCGAGGCGCTGGCCGCCGTGCACGCGCTGGGCCTCGTCCACCGGGACGTCAAACCCTCCAACGTGCTGCTGCCGCTCGACGGCCCGCGGCTGATCGACTTCGGCATCGCCCGGGCCATGGACGGCACGACCTCGCTCACCGCCACCGGCGTGGTGATCGGCTCGTCCGGGTACATGGCGCCCGAGCAGGTGCTGGGGCGCCCGCTGACCGGGGCGGCGGACGTCTTCTCGCTCGGCGCCGTCCTCGCCTTCGCCGCCGCGGGCGCGGCGCCGTTCCCCGGCGAGCACCACGCGTCGATCAACTACCGCGTGGTCCACGGCGATCCGGAGCTCGGGCCGGGCCTGGACGGTGAACTCCGCGAGCTGGTCACGGCCTGCCTCGCCAAGGACCCGGCCGACCGCCCGGCCCCCGAGGACCTCCTCCGCCGGCTCACCGGCGGCCGTCCGGCGGGTGACCTCGTGGGGCCCGGCTGGCTGCCGGCGCCGCTGGTGGAACAGGTGAGCCGGCAGGCGGTGGAACTGCTGGGGCTGGAGGGCGGGGGCGTTCCCTACGGTTCGCCCGGCGGTGCCTTCGGCCCGGCGACGGGCTATGTGCCGACGGAGGGGAACGGCGGGCCGCCGCCGGCGGGCGACGGCAGCGGCGGCGGGCACGGCACGGACGGCACGGATGGCCCGAGCGGCGGGAATGGCGGGAACGGCGGTCCGGCGGGCGCACGGGGACCGGCGGGGGCGGGCGGTGCCTTCGGGGCGCCTCCCTCGGCGCTCCCCGCGCCCCCGCCGGGCTCCTACGCGGAGTGGCCCGGCGGCGCGCTCCCCGCACGGGACGGCAGTGGGCCGGGCGCGGCGTACGGGCTCGGCGGGGACGCGTACGACGCCTTCGGTGCCTCCGGTGCCTCCGGCGCGAAGACCTACGGCGGGCCGGGCGCGGGACCGTACAGCGACCGCGGCCCGTACGGGGACCGCGGGCCGGCACCGGCCGCTCCCGGGCACGGCGGTCCCGGACGAGGCGGTCCCCAGCGGGCCGGTCCCGGCCGGAACGGGGCGCGCCGCCGGGCCGTTCTGGCCGGTGCGGCGGCGGCCGGCGCGGTGGTGGTCGTCCTCGCCGTGCTCCTGGGGCTGGGGGTGTGGCCGTTCGAGAGGGGCGGCGGGCACCACGGCAAGGCGGAGGCGTCCGCCGGGTCCGCGTCTCCGGGGGACGTCCCGCGCGGGTTCGTCGGGACGTGGACCGGAGCGGTCAAGCAGCGCGACGGCACCCCCAACGGATCGGTGACCTCCGTCATCGGCCAGGGGCGGAAGGGCGAGTACGTCGTCCGCAACAGCTACGACGTCCTCGGCGTCTTCCAGTGCCGCGCCAAGGCGGCGCTGCGGTCGGCCACTGCCACGAAGATCACGCTCCGCGAGGTGACCGACGGGCCGAGGGCGGCCGGCTGCACCGGCAGCGAGGCGACGCTCGTCTACACCCTCGGTCCCGACGGCACGCTCTCCTTCGCCTCCGACGACGCCCAGGGAGGCTCCCCCACGGCCACCCTCACCCGCTCCGGTGGCTGACCCCGGCCGCCCCCGGCGCTGTCGGACCCCTGGCGTAGGCTGGTTCGGACTTCACGAACCCCCTCCGAAGGGACGCACGGTGACAGAGCACGCCGACCTCTCGCCCTCTGAGATCGCAGCCGTCCTCGACCGCGCCGCCGCCGGCGGGCGGATCACCCCGGAGGAGGCGCTCGTCCTCTACCGGTCCGCCCCGCTGCACGCGCTGGGCGCGGCCGCGGACGCCGTGCGCCGCCGCCGCTACGCGGGTACGGAGCACATCGCGACGTACATCATCGAGCGCAACATCAACTACACGAACTCGTGCGTCACGGCGTGCAAGTTCTGCGCGTTCTACGCCCCGCCGAAGAGCGACAAGGTCTGGACCCGGCCCCTCGACGACATCCTGCGCCGCTGCGCGGAGACCGTGGAGCTGGGCGGCACGCAGATCATGTTCCAGGGCGGGCACCACCCGGACTACGGCGTGGAGTACTACGAGGAGCACTTCTCCGCCATCAAGAAGGCGTTCCCGCAGCTCGTCATCCACTCGCTGGGCGCCTCCGAGGTCGACCACATGGCGCGGATCTCGGGCGTGAGCGCCGAGGAGGCGATCCGCCGGATCCACGCGGCGGGCCTGGACTCGTTCGCGGGCGCCGGCGCCGAGCTGCTGCCCGAGCGGCCGCGCAAGGCCATCGCGCCGCTGAAGGAGTCGGGCGAGCGCTGGCTGGAGATCATGGAGATCGCCCACAAGCTGGGCGTCGAGTCGACCTCCACCATGCTGATGGGCACGGGCGAGACCAACGCCGAGCGGATCGAGCACCTGCGGATGATCCGCGACGTGCAGGACCGCACGGGCGGCTTCCGCGCGTTCATCCCGTACACCTACCAGCCCGAGAACAACCACCTGAAGGGCCGGACGCAGGCGACGATCTTCGAGTACCTGCGCATGATCGCCATCGCGCGGCTGTTCCTCGACAACGTCGCCCACATCCAGGGTTCCTGGCTGACCACGGGCAAGGAGGTCGGCCAGCTGTCGCTGCACTACGGCGCGGACGACCTGGGCTCGATCATGCTGGAGGAGAACGTCGTCTCCTCGGCGGGCGCCAAGCACCGCTCGAACCGCCAGGAGATCATCGACCTGATCCGCAAGGCGGGCCGCGTCCCGGCGCAGCGGACGACGACGTACGAGCACATCGTGGTCCACGACGACCCGGCGGACGACCCGGTCGACGACCGCGTCGTCTCGCACCTCTCCTCCACGGCGATCGAGGGCGGCACGGCCCACCCGGAGCTCAAGCTCGTCGCCGCCGACTGAGGCGGGACCTTCCGGTGCTGACGATCCACGCGGCCGGGCTGCTGCTCACCGGCGACCCGGCGGCGGAGCCCGTGCCCGGCGGCGCGGTCCTCGTCGACGGCGGGGCCGTCGCGGCCCTCGGCCCGCTCGACGAGGTGACGGCGGCGTACCCGGGCGCGCGCGTACGCCGCTGGCCGGGCGTCCTGACGCCCGGCCTCCGGCAGTGGCACGGCCTGTGGCTGCTGACCCGCGCCTACCACCCGGACCCGCGCGAGTACGACGAACTCGGCGACCGCCCGCTGACGGGCGACCGCCTCACGGCCCTGGACATGCCGGAGACCCGCAGGTCGGGCAGTGTCCGGCGGGGCCTCCAGCGCATGCTGCGCTACGGCACGACGGCGGTCGGCGGCCCCTTCCGCGACACGGTGGTCCGCACGGCCGTGTCCCGCTCCGGCCTGCGGGAGGTCCCGTCGACCCTCGCCCCCGGCATCACGGCCGCGCCGCCGGACCTCGACCCGTTCCGCACCGCCTCCGCCCTGGCCGATGTGATCCCCGCCCCCCTGACCGTCGGCGGCCGCGCCGACCTGGCCGCGTTCGACGTCCCGGACGAGGCGGGTCTGGTGGCGGCGGGGGCGGGTACGTGTGTGGCGACGGTGCTGGCCGGACGGCTGGTCTACCGGGGGCACTGACGCTGCCACGCCGTCAGTGTTCCGCCACGGGATCACCACAACGGGTGGCAGTACCGTCGTACACAGGACCGCGAACCGTCCTGGCGTCCACACTCTGGCCCATGGGAGCAGTGATGACCGCAGACCGGCCGGCGAAGGCCACTCCGGAGAACTGGATGTTCCCGCCTGCGGACGGCTGGACGTACGCCCAGGTCAGGGAGCTCGACCTGCCCTTCGACTGGGAGCTGGTGGACGGAGTGATCGTGGTTCGGGGGCAGACCAGGCTGTGGCATGACACCGTGCGCGACGAGTTGCGCTTCCATCTCCGTCAGGCTTGCCCCGAGGAGTACCGCGTCAATGTCGAGCGCTGCGTGATGCTTGAGGACAGGACCGTCGTCAAGCCCGACGTCGTGGTCTGCGACAGGAAGGAACTCGACTTCCTCGATGTCGAGTGCACAGCCGTCGACAAGGTGAGGCTTGCGGTCGAGGTCGTCTCACCGGGTTCGCGCAGCGACGACCGGTTCCGCAAGCCGGCACAGTTCGCGCACGCGGGGGTGCCGTTCTACTGGCGTGTCGAGTTGGAGGCCGAGGACCGGAGCCTCGCGGTACACGAGTTCTGGCTGCCCGTCGGTGAGGAGGCATATGTACCCGCTCCCCTGCATCCGGTGCACCGGGGGACGCTGATCACCGATATGCCGTTCCCGGTCGAGATCGATCTGAAGGCCGTACTGGGTGGGTGACGCGGCCAAGGCCACGCCCGACACTTGGATGTTCCCGCCCTGGGAGGGCTGGACGGTGGAGCAGGTGGCCGACCTGGAGCTTTCCTTCGACTGGGAGCTGGTGGACGGGAACGTCGCGGCCCGGCGGTGCACGGACCTCTGGCACAACCACATCCGACAAGGGATCTACGGTCACCTGGCGGATGCGGCTCCCCGACCGTACAAGGTGCTCTCCGGCCAGTGGACAGTGGTCGACGAGACGAATGTCGCTGTGCCCGACATCGTCGTCTTCGATGCCACCGGGTTCGATGTCCTGGGAGACGAGGACATCAGGGCCCGGGAATCCATTCTCATGATCGAGGTGGTCTCACCGGGAACGCGCCAGGACGACCGCGTCCGCAAGCCTGCCCTATACGCCTCCGCCGGGGTGAAGAACTACTGGCGCGTCGAGCGCGTCGAGGACGGGCTGCCGGAGGTGCACGAGTTCTGGCTGCACAAGGAGACCGGGCAGTACGTCTCGGCCCCCGACCGGCCGGTGCACACCGGCAAGCTGGAGACCGACCGGCCGTTCCCCGTCGTCATCGACCTGGCGAGCCTGGTCGAGCTCTGAGGGCGGCGCTGCCGTCAAGGATGCGTAGCGGGCGGCGGCGGAAGCGTCAGCAGTCCGTCAAGGAGAACCATCCCCTCCGCTTTCTTCGGCAGAGTGATCGACGCGGGCCGGCCGCTCCGGTCGTCCGCGGTGCGGAGTGGAGGGCCCGGCCGTCCGACGGCGGGCCGGAAGAGCGTGTGCCATCGGTGCGGGACGGCGGCCGTCGACGGGCGGGGTGCCGGTTCCGGGGGACGTGCCGGTGGGCCTGGGGGCGCGGGGGCTCGCAGGAGGGGCGCTCACCGTGCCGCGGGAGCGACGTCGTCGCGGAGCGGCCGGGCCGTCCAGAGGCCCCTGTGTCCGGGGGCGGGGGGCGGAGGTGAAGAATGGGGGGCGTGACCCGAGCCTCCCTGGACAAGCAGCCGCACGAAGTCGCCGCGATGTTCGACGACGTGGCGGCCAAGTACGACCTGACCAACGATGTGATCTCGCTGGGCCAGGCCCGGCGGTGGCGCAAGCACGTGGCGGCGGCCGTCGCGGGGCGGCCGGGGGAGCGGGTGCTGGACCTCGCGGCCGGCACGGGGACCTCGTCCATCCCGTTCAGCGCGGACGGCGCGTACGTCGTCCCCTGCGACTTCTCGCTGGGCATGCTGCGCGAGGGGAAGAAGCGGCACGAGTGGCTGCCGCTGACCGCCGGTGACGCGACCCGGCTGCCGTTCGCGGACGAGGTGTTCGACGCCGTCACCATCTCCTACGGGCTCCGCAACGTGCAGGACACCGACGCCGCGCTGCGCGAGATGCTGCGCGTCACCAAGCCCGGCGGCCGGGTGGTGATCTGCGAGTTCAGCCACCCCACCTGGAAGCCGTTCCGGACCGTCTACTCCGAGTACCTGATGCGGGCGCTGCCCACGGTCGCGCGCGCGGTGAGCAGCAGCCCGGACGCGTACGTCTACCTCGCCGAGTCCATCCCCGCCTGGCCGGACCAGCCGGCGCTCGCGGGACGGCTCCAGCAGGCCGGCTGGACGGACGTGGCGTGGCGCAACCTCGCGGGCGGGATCGTCGCCCTGCACCGGGGTCGGAAAGCGGCCACTCCCGCGGGCTGACGTTCGGTAAGGTTCCGGCCCCGGCTTCCCTGTTCAGGGCCGGGAGACACCGAGTCACCGGAGCTTGTATGACGTCGTTCTGCCCGTCTTGTGGGGCTGCCTTCGTGGCTGATGCCCGCTTCTGCATGGCGTGCGGCAAGGAGCGGCCCGTGGCGGAGGCGGCCGGCGCGCCGCCCCCGCCGCCTGTCGCGCCGCCCCGGCCGGGTGGGGCGCCTCCGCTCGGCGCGACGCCCCCGCCGTTCGCTCCGCCGCCGGCCGCGCCGCCGCAGACCCCGTCGCCGTATGCCACGCAGGGCACGTACGTCCCGCAGGCCCCGCACGCCGGCGCGTACGGGCCGCCGCCCGCCGCTCCTCCGGGCGTTCCGGGCATGCCGGCCGCGCCGGGACCCGTGGCCGTCTTCCTGCGCCGGGTGTTCACCGGCGACTGGGCGGGCTCGGTCCTGGCGGCCCTGTGGCCCGTGGGTCTGCTGCTGCTCCTCGCGATCTGCTTCTCGTCGCCCTCCTGGGGGTCGGACGAGGACGACCTGTCCTGGTCGGGGCGGTTCCAGATGGTGATCGCGCTGATGCTCCAGGGGCTCGGCGGCACCGCCGAGGTCTCGGGGGGAGGGTCGCCGTTCGGTCCGTCGCGGGTCAGCGGGTCCATATCCTTCTGGCTGCTCACCCTGACGGTCCTGTGGATCGCCGCCGTGGTCCTCGGTGCCCGGTGGCTCCGCCGGGCCCGGCCGGCCGGCGCCGGCATCGACGCCGCGCCGCGCGTCGGGCTGCTGGCCGGCGTGGTGGTGCTGGCGCTGGGGCTGTACGGGCAGCCGGAGGAGAGCGGCGTCGAGCTGTCGACCACACCGGTGCTCGCGGCGCTGTTCACCTTCGCGCTCACCACGGTGCTCAGCGGTGCCGTGCTCGCGCGGGACACCGTCCTCCCCCGGCTCGGCCCCGGCGCGCGGATGGTCCTGCGGGCGCTCGGCACGGCTCTGCGCGCCCTCGCCCTGGCCGTGGGCCTCTGGTCCGTCGCGCTCCTCGTCATCGTCCTCTACCAGCTCGACAAGGAAGGCGACCTCAACGGCTGGGCACTGGTGGGCATCCTGGTCTTCCTGGTCAACGCGGCGCTCGTGTGCGTCGGCGGCTCCTGGGGCGCCGACCTCAGCGCCAGGCTGGGCGCGAACGGCGGTGGCTACGGAGGCGGTTACGACGACGGG is a window from the Streptomyces mobaraensis genome containing:
- a CDS encoding menaquinone biosynthetic enzyme MqnA/MqnD family protein, with the translated sequence MDNSASDAPVPDAPVSPAPAHGAHPRRRSRPRVGHIQFLNCLPLYWGLARTGALLDLDLSKDTPERLSEALIRGDLDIGPVTLVEYLRHADELVALPDIAVGCDGPVMSCMIVSQVPLKELDGARVALGSTSRTSVRLAQLLLAEQIGVRPEYFTCPPDLSLMMREADAAVLIGDAALRASLHYAPKLGLEVHDLGRMWKEWTGLPFVFAVWAVRRDYLAREPETVRKVHQAFLASRDLSLEEVGKVAEQAARWEAFDAELLERYFTTLDFRFGPRQLEGVTEFARLTGPTTGFPADVRVELLEP
- a CDS encoding alpha/beta hydrolase encodes the protein MSNSANGAYQSRGHRRAKRAKRWFLVAVCIAVLGAVAYPVLNYFDVFSDKGDPISFDDGSGGKNGGGKPGAKALMPTGPKADFKISGTVQDGSKIAVTTYQGKKSGFTGKVWVWAPEEYKDPKYKDSGFPVLIALPGGAGFPNNYWMGSNLKLEDSIQKWAKEGKSLPFIIAMPVLNPENHDGKGDPTPGRYWDGSDIPGQPKMGTWLTEDVPQLIKENFRTIKSRDGWAFMGSSTGGSAGLKSVLQKPDKFKAVIASGPDIVPDSLLWKGHEKERADNNSKVLAQRLIAKGGPDVYLGLQVGGTEPVKPPIDAFVAKYGNKGPVKTKYHVIQGGEHNAATYVPAMENGGLIQWISEHMQGPVA
- a CDS encoding alpha/beta hydrolase, which translates into the protein MEIGPFSRKGEPVSFGQDIPAGGGQAGGNDGGKGAQQASDSKVAMPTGPAAPFKNANTLSDGTEIGVVTYHGKKSGFTGKVWVWAPKQYKDPKYKHSGFPVLIALPGGPGFPMNYWMGTDLGLESSVAKWSEEGTGKPFIIAMPVLNPQNADPLYWDGSDIPGQPKMGTWLTEDVPQLVKENFRTIKSRDGWAFMGSSTGGFAGLKAVLKHPDKFKAVIASGPDIVPDSRLWQGHQKEMDANNPELLSKKLIAKGGPDVYLAFQYGTLEGTVKGKVDKYIATYGNKGPIHTRLQVIQGGSHNAKSYVKGMGEGSMKWISEHLSGPVDPS
- a CDS encoding serine/threonine-protein kinase; the protein is MRPLLEEDPRTVGPYRLLGVLGAGGMGRVYVGRNPGGRTVAVKVVHPRLALDEEFRSRFRREVETARRVGGAWTAPVLDADPDAPVPWVVTGYVAGPSLDRAVADVGPLPEPAVRAVGAGLAEALAAVHALGLVHRDVKPSNVLLPLDGPRLIDFGIARAMDGTTSLTATGVVIGSSGYMAPEQVLGRPLTGAADVFSLGAVLAFAAAGAAPFPGEHHASINYRVVHGDPELGPGLDGELRELVTACLAKDPADRPAPEDLLRRLTGGRPAGDLVGPGWLPAPLVEQVSRQAVELLGLEGGGVPYGSPGGAFGPATGYVPTEGNGGPPPAGDGSGGGHGTDGTDGPSGGNGGNGGPAGARGPAGAGGAFGAPPSALPAPPPGSYAEWPGGALPARDGSGPGAAYGLGGDAYDAFGASGASGAKTYGGPGAGPYSDRGPYGDRGPAPAAPGHGGPGRGGPQRAGPGRNGARRRAVLAGAAAAGAVVVVLAVLLGLGVWPFERGGGHHGKAEASAGSASPGDVPRGFVGTWTGAVKQRDGTPNGSVTSVIGQGRKGEYVVRNSYDVLGVFQCRAKAALRSATATKITLREVTDGPRAAGCTGSEATLVYTLGPDGTLSFASDDAQGGSPTATLTRSGG
- the mqnC gene encoding cyclic dehypoxanthinyl futalosine synthase, giving the protein MTEHADLSPSEIAAVLDRAAAGGRITPEEALVLYRSAPLHALGAAADAVRRRRYAGTEHIATYIIERNINYTNSCVTACKFCAFYAPPKSDKVWTRPLDDILRRCAETVELGGTQIMFQGGHHPDYGVEYYEEHFSAIKKAFPQLVIHSLGASEVDHMARISGVSAEEAIRRIHAAGLDSFAGAGAELLPERPRKAIAPLKESGERWLEIMEIAHKLGVESTSTMLMGTGETNAERIEHLRMIRDVQDRTGGFRAFIPYTYQPENNHLKGRTQATIFEYLRMIAIARLFLDNVAHIQGSWLTTGKEVGQLSLHYGADDLGSIMLEENVVSSAGAKHRSNRQEIIDLIRKAGRVPAQRTTTYEHIVVHDDPADDPVDDRVVSHLSSTAIEGGTAHPELKLVAAD
- a CDS encoding amidohydrolase family protein produces the protein MLTIHAAGLLLTGDPAAEPVPGGAVLVDGGAVAALGPLDEVTAAYPGARVRRWPGVLTPGLRQWHGLWLLTRAYHPDPREYDELGDRPLTGDRLTALDMPETRRSGSVRRGLQRMLRYGTTAVGGPFRDTVVRTAVSRSGLREVPSTLAPGITAAPPDLDPFRTASALADVIPAPLTVGGRADLAAFDVPDEAGLVAAGAGTCVATVLAGRLVYRGH
- a CDS encoding Uma2 family endonuclease, whose protein sequence is MGAVMTADRPAKATPENWMFPPADGWTYAQVRELDLPFDWELVDGVIVVRGQTRLWHDTVRDELRFHLRQACPEEYRVNVERCVMLEDRTVVKPDVVVCDRKELDFLDVECTAVDKVRLAVEVVSPGSRSDDRFRKPAQFAHAGVPFYWRVELEAEDRSLAVHEFWLPVGEEAYVPAPLHPVHRGTLITDMPFPVEIDLKAVLGG
- a CDS encoding Uma2 family endonuclease, which codes for MGDAAKATPDTWMFPPWEGWTVEQVADLELSFDWELVDGNVAARRCTDLWHNHIRQGIYGHLADAAPRPYKVLSGQWTVVDETNVAVPDIVVFDATGFDVLGDEDIRARESILMIEVVSPGTRQDDRVRKPALYASAGVKNYWRVERVEDGLPEVHEFWLHKETGQYVSAPDRPVHTGKLETDRPFPVVIDLASLVEL
- a CDS encoding demethylmenaquinone methyltransferase encodes the protein MTRASLDKQPHEVAAMFDDVAAKYDLTNDVISLGQARRWRKHVAAAVAGRPGERVLDLAAGTGTSSIPFSADGAYVVPCDFSLGMLREGKKRHEWLPLTAGDATRLPFADEVFDAVTISYGLRNVQDTDAALREMLRVTKPGGRVVICEFSHPTWKPFRTVYSEYLMRALPTVARAVSSSPDAYVYLAESIPAWPDQPALAGRLQQAGWTDVAWRNLAGGIVALHRGRKAATPAG